Within Dictyostelium discoideum AX4 chromosome 4 chromosome, whole genome shotgun sequence, the genomic segment attGGAACAATTggataaagatttaaataccTTTTTCATGAGATTAAGAGAATGGTACTCATGGCATTTCCcagaattattaaagattatTGAGAGTCAAGTACACTTTGCAAAATTAgcaaaattaattcaaaataaaaagaatctCACAGAGGAATCATtggatgaaattaaagagatCCTCGAAGACAATGAATCATTGGCAAAGGATGTCCTCAGTGCTGCCAAAGCATCAATGGGTGGTGATATCAGTCAAATCGATTTAGTTACCGTCATGCATTTTGCTGATCGTGTCATCTCCTTGGATGAATATCGTACCAATCTCACTCAATACTTGGCAAAGAAGATGCAAGATATCGCTCCAAATCTTAGTGCACTCGTTGGTGATCGTATCGGTGCTAAATTGATCTCACGTGCTGGTTCTCTCACTTCTTTGGCTAAATACCCAGCTTCAACCGTTCAAATTCTTGGTGCTGAGAAAGCTCTCTTCCGTGCCATGAAAGTTCGTGGTAAAACTCCAAAATATGGTATCATTTTCAATGCCTCTGCCGTCTCTTCTGAAACTAAAAACAAAGGTAGAATCGCTCGTTGTCTCtccaataaaatttcaattgccACTCGTATCGATTGTTTCTCTGATAATCCAACCGCTAAATTCGGTGTTGCCCTCAAACAACAAGTTGCCgatagaattaaatttttcaataatggTGTCGCTCCAAAGAGAAATTTAGATGTCATGAAAGAAGTTATCGAGGAAGTTGAAAAAGATTTCGCTGAGGAAGAAGTCAAACCAGTCGTTAAAGAATCATCAAGcaaaaagagaaaagaaTCTGAACCAACCGAAGAGAAATCctcaaagaaatcaaagaaagaagaaaaatcctcaaagaaatcaaaatctGATGATGTTGAAATGAAAGAAGAGCCAGTcaaagaagaaaagaaatcatcAAAGAAATCTTCATCAaagaaagaagaagaaccagttaaagaagaaaagaaatcatcatcaaagaaagaagataaaaaagaaaagaaagaatcaaagaaagatgaaaaagaagaaaaaaaatcttcaaaaaaagataaaaaagaaaagaaataaaataaatcaaatcattagtaataataataataattctctTTGTCTTAACTCCTTCCATcctatttcctttttttgttacacttaaaaaaaaaaaaaaaaaaaaaaaaaaaaaaatataaaaagaaaatataaaaaaaaaaaaaataaaaaataatattaaaaaaaaataagttgTACAtgtgtttttctttttatttatttaaactttGATTGCTTAATCAAAGATataattttccaaaaaaaaaaaaaaaatccaattttttatttaattttattcctttaatttttatttattatttgttttactattttttttttttttttgatcccaatatttgatatttttttttttttattattatattccaagttatttatttttttgtttaatgtACAGTAAACTTAAGTCACATATTATCGATAATATCAcaccataaaaaaaaaaaaaaaaaaaaaaaaaactaatattgattttccctaaacataattattataaattggaAGGTCAACACCAAATCTAGCGGTCatatatttcattattattgcgctaaaaataaataaattaagaaaaagtatttaattaatattattgttttaaaatatatatattttttttttataacctTACCTTAAAATTGGaattgttaaattatcatcaatcCAAGAAGGATTAAAAAGTTCAATAAGTGTAGCACTTATTGCGCCCCAAAATGAAATATGTTCAGCCAAGTTTTGATTGAAAAAAGTGATATATGAAAGGATCCAACAAACTGAAAACATTGCAATTGAGCCTTCCAAAGATTTATTACCAATCTTTGTTCTACCATAAGAAATACCAACCAAAGCTGCAGTGAAATcaccaataattaaaaataacatactTGAAACTGCTATTAATGGatggaaaaaataaacacaTATAGTGCTacctaataaataaaaaaacacgCCATTCATTCtatccttttctttttctctcaTCATTCCACCATACATTTTGACACAAAACTCTTGCATTGCTGGAATATTCAATCTCATTTGTtcccaaataaaatataataaactgATTGTACCTAAAATCCAAACTCCAACTTGTGTTGTGAAAAATGTTGTATAATGTAATCCtagtaaatatataattgGTATTACCAATCCAAAAAAGTGAAATCCTTTTCtctatatattaaaataataataataataataataataataataataataataataataataataataataataataataataataataataataataataataataataataataattagtaatttaaaattttagagTGAAaagttgtaataataatttacctttaattcttttattacTCTTGGTATTCTCttaacaccaacaccaatatATCTTAATGcatttgataattgttttctatttatgcccattattatttattttatatatatatattattataatatgatttttttttttttttttttttttttttttttttctttcttctttatttaaattatacttgattatttaattttagtattTAATGATTATTAACGAAACcaacttgttttttttttttttttgacgttttatatatttatttttagtatatGTGGTGTGTGAGTGTGtttatgaaattaatttatattttttttttttttgaagaaattttaattaaatttttttattttttttttatttttttctgaatttttttattttttatttttttgaatttaattcttttaatttattgaaaCATATGAAAATACAGGATATTTATATTTCCCTTTCCCAAAAAAGATtgaaataaacaaataaataaaaacaactaagcaatttttttttttttaaaataatataaaaaataaaaaataaaaaatattaaaaaagttttttaattatttttattttttaattttttttttttttttttttttttgtataattaaatccaaaaaaaactaaataaaattagatttaccattataaatttttattttttatttttttttatttttttttatttttttatttttttttagacaCAAGCCAAAATAACCTgagttttaatatattttttttttttttttttttttttttgatcaactTTTTGTACAACCTATTTATACGCTTCTTCTcccattattatattttaatgttGAACTGGTGGGTTATAAACTAAATCGTCATCAAATTCGAAATATGATTCATCCAAATGATTAACTTGAACAAGACCTTCTTCACCACCAGTTGcaaatctaaattttttgaaaataaaaaatatgaaagtaattttttttttggttagtttcacatttgataaaaatagaaaatgaaaatgaattttttttttttttttttttaattaaaatacatACGTTTTACCATCTGGAGTGAAACAAATTGAGTGAACTGGACCAATATGACCAATTAAACCACCTAATTCTTCACCATAAACAATATGGAAAAATCTAACTTTGAATTGAGAGGCATCTACTTTGGTTGTGGTTACAGATTCAGCTGATTGACCACCACCAAGAATAACGTGTGGTTTAAGTGGTGAAATACCAGCTGCATTAATTGGACGACCAGTATCGAAAGTTCTTAAGAGTTTTAATGTTTTTGTGTcatataactttttttttttatataaatttgttGAGGATGATTAgtactttaaaaaattttatatatatatataaaaaaaaaaaaaaaaaaaaaaaaaaaaacgctaaatagtaataaatataaCTTACTTTAGCAGTACCATCTTTTGAACAAGTCATAAACATAATTCTATGTTTAGTCCATTCAATTCTTGTGACTAATTTGTTGTGATCAAGGATAGTTTTAATGAGTTCTCTTTTCtatgtatatatatgtaAATGTAATTTGGTGGAGGaaatattagtattattattattattattattattattattattattattattattattattattattattattattattattattattattattattattattattattattattattattattattattattattattattattattattattattattattattattattattggagattatataatttatgaATCTTACCTCTGTGCAATAAATACGAACGGCACCATCTTCACATGAAGcaaaaatagttttatttaatggaCCCCAAGTAGCTTGGGTGATTTTACATTGTGGTGATGGTAATGTGTAAGATTTATTGACTataataaagatataaaGTGAATGGATGAGGGTGTTAATCATTATATATTATGTTTTGCCTTTGgggagagaaaaaaaaaactatacaTACGTTTTCTAACTTCATCTTTATCAAAATCGAAAACATGGATTTTAGCTTGACAACCCATAACTTGATCAGTGACAACTAAAATTTGTTTGTCGCCTTgtgaaaattcaattgaacgAGCTGATACTTCAAAATCAGTTGAATCTAATTGTCTACCACTTGAGACATCCCAAACTCTTGCTTTGGCGTCTGCTGATGCtgtaattaaatatttagaatCCTCTGTTTATTATAaaccaaataattattattattataataattgttgttttattaattcattaaccattcattgatttaaaatcattttgaaaatcattattatttgattattcaTATAATATAAATCCACGACCAccacaaataatattgaattatataattgttatttttttcattcattgATTTATAcatgttaaaaaaatataagaaaaaagaattaatataCTGCGTGATGagtaggaaaaaaaaaaataaataaatattaatttaatttctttaaattaacATACGTGAAACATCAATTGAATAAACTACACCACCACATTGATATGAACCGATTCTTTCACCATTTGTAGTGTACCATAATGAAACGAGTTTATCTTTGGCTGCAACGAAAAGGAGATCACCTTCACGATTGAAAAGAACTTGGGTGATTGGTCTTTCATGAAGACGGAGTGAAATTGGTCTctatattcatttatttatttatttatttatttatttatttatttatattcaattatttaatagtattgaaaaaaaaaaaatatatcatTAGTATTGGTgcttcatttttaataatatggtttttgttattattatcatctttatcatttttatctttttttttttttttttttttttttttttttaaaaaatattttattttatcaattatgatgaaaatgataatgataatttcttCATCAAGTTATTGCCAATCATACCATTTTATGCTGTTCTATATATAAGGGATGATTTGGAAtctaaagaaaaaaaaaaaaaaaatgaaaaaatttaattttttaaaaaaaaaaaaaaaaaatttcgcaaaaacttaaaaaatttaaaaaaaaaaaaaatgaacttttaaaacaaataattaaactttttttttctcacttatttattattattattttttttattattaatttttttctcacttatttattattattatttttttttttttggtttttgttaaaaaaaaatgggaaatttcctatattttcattttttttttttttttttttttttttttttttttttaaaattcgaTAATTTCTTATACTTGGTCTTTAATTGAATGTCAACTTAtcaattgttgaattaatttttttttattttttttttatttttttaattttttttatcatatcttttaattattaaatattgtaaaattattagaaaatgtctaaacaaaaaaaaaaaaaatctaccatcttatttttacaattttaaaaatgaggcaattttttaaaataataatttattttatctatAATAACCTTTgattttttggttttgaacattttttgttattttttttatttattttattatatgatatattatttttatttcatttattttttttaatttatatagcTTTTACCTAAAAACTTATTGAGcctaaataattattaaagataaaaaaaaatatttatacaaAATATTTCatactaaattttttttttaatttaataattttaattttctaattttttttatttttttaaattttaataatccaCATAAAGaatagtttttataaaaataaaaataaaataaataaattaattaaaaaaaactttccaaacaacaaaaaaatcaGAGGcttatttatttagtaaataaataaatcaatttaaaaatattataataaaaaaaattcttatttttttttttttttttttttatatttttatttttatttttatttttgttttagttttttatttttaatagatCTCTTGTAATAGATATAATGattgttatttattaataaatatgcttatgattaaaaataatataaaaatagaaaaataaaaaataacttcATTTACACTTTTATCTTTGCATTATTCcgtgttaatttttttttatttttagtttgtttttttttatttttattttgattcttttggaaccgaattattcaaatttaaaaataaaaaaaaaaaaaaaaaaaaataataaaaaaaatctttttctcCTTTACGAAAATAATATCcaatttttgatattttttggtCGAAAAGGCacgaaataaaaaataacaaaaaaattaaatttttcactatctttttttaaaaataaccaGCTGGTTATGAGGATAGATTCAATGCGTTGTTTTGTAAAATATCAGTCCAttgaggtttttttttttttttttctttatgcaataagtttttttttttactttttatttttcaaataatacaaaaataaCAGTTTGCTGATTTTGAGGAATTTTTCCACCTTAACCATTTTGTTtgtgaattaatttttattttttatttttttattttttttttttgttgatggtattaaaatcaaaaacataatttttttttttcttttattttttattttttatatttttatttaaaattttattttatttttaaaaaaattctttttatagttttttgtCTAACACACCCATTAACtaatcaactttttttttttattttttttagccTTATTTTTCTttccttctttttttttttttttttttttttttttcactgtAAATAActtgtaaataatattgtataaaataattaatttaaaataaaataaaaaaaaaaaaaaaataaaataaaataaaattaaaaaaaaagaaaataaaattaaaaaaaaaagaaagaaagagaaatGGGTTATTCTTATGTTAAATATGATTCATTTACAACATCTAACCCAGTAAATAAAGCGGTATTGGGATTATCTATTATaagattatttatattttttgtaattttcatattaaatttaaatcaaacgattaaagaaattttaatagcaaagagaaaaaaaaaatttatttataatgcACGTTTATTAACATATatttcaattacaatttaTCCATTTAGTAagtaaatgaataataataatctcaaaattatttttattattaatatttttattttttataaaaaaataattaataacattgtttttatcaaattaaaatttttttagcAAGACTTGGAATGATTGGTGCATTTTTTTATGATAAGAACATTGATAACGGATCAATTACTGTGGCTATTAGTATTTGGGGAACTCTATTTCAGTACACAGAATGGGTAggttttaaagttttttatttttatttttttatttttttttaaaaaataatattaattaacaaaaaaaataaaattaaataataataataaaattaataaaaataggtTTTTATTGCTGGTTATTGGCTTAGTTTATTatataccttttttttaagtaaGGACATGGTGTTagtaaatacaaaaaaagcATGGCTAGTTTCTTATGGtatatttgtaattttagttttttggACAATTATTCAAacagtttttaatttttattatgtaGATTATAtggtaaataatttattttaaaattaataataataattatagtttttttttttttttttttttttttttcttctaaccataatttgtttttgtttaaaaaaaaaaaaaaaaaaaaaagaatgcaACATATGGTCCAGGTCAAATTGTTATTGTTTGTGGAATTGgtggattttattttataaatggtgttctattatttaaatcaatgaaAAAATATGATCAATCAGGAAATACTCAATTAGGAGAAAGATATAATAGAATTGTTAAAATGGtagttatattattaattttagtaGTTAGCGTATTTTTAGTATACATAGTACAATTTCCGATATTAGGATCAGAAGACCATCAAACATCAAATTATGCATTTTATTTAGTAAGTTGTTTATTAGAATTTATGCAATTACCAGTGGTTATGTACTCTTTAGGTGGAGATTCTTTTAAAccttattttaaattctttaaatatgATGAAACTCTTAGCTCTAAAGGATATACAACAAGCGGTGGTGGTGCAGGTGGTGCAGGTTCTTCAGCTAATAAAAGTTGTGGTGAAATATCATTGGATGTCAATGATTCGTCGATGGTATCTAGAAATACAGAAACTACAATGACAGCATCCACATTTAATAACACCTCAGCCTATTCACTAACATCTTCAAacattacaaataatacatcaacttcaacatttaataatatttcatcatcaacattaaaCTCTTCAGCTGTTAATTTATCATTGTCCACAgagttaaataaatattaaaaaaaaaaaaaaagggataacaaatttaaattaaaaatagatttattttaatattttaaacagAATTTTCACTAGAATCTAAATTTGAACAACTAATATTTGGAGATTCACTGACATTACTAACATTTGATGAAGAAATATTTGAGATCACACTTGAATCTATTGATTTTTGAGTTtgaatgttttttaatttaatattgttattattatcatgtGCATCAGAGCTATAGTTACTATCAACAGTTGATGAAGATACACCACTATAATATTCACTCTTTGGATCTTCTggtaatttttgattatataaaattatatatcttttaaatGAATCACCACCCAATGAATACATTACAATTGGTAATTGAGTAAATTCAATAAGTGAAgctattaaataaaaaatataatttccaGTTTCTTTTCCAttccattttaaaattagtacTTGAACAACAAACATAAATAATGCAccaaaaactaataataaaagtgcaaaagataaaaaaataattcttttataaCCTTTTTGAAAACTTTTAACTTTtcctttctttttcatttctctaattaataaaacaccattaacaaaataaaaaataccaatactaacaattaaaataacttGTCCAACACCATATGTTCTAtcctaaatttttaaaattttttaaatattgtttaaaattttttagtatagataattatttttttttattttttatggtACAAAAAACTTACCATTAGTGGGAGattgtaaaaattaaaaactgtTTGAACAATTGtccaaataattaaaataattacaattgACCAAGATGCAATCCAAACAATTTTAGTATTAGTTTTTACATAATCTTTGGTTAAAAAGAAAGTATATAAAAGACTCATCCAATAACAAGCAATAAAAAcctatatttaatttaaaaataaaaaataaattttattagtctaaaaaaaaaaaaaaaaaaaaaaaaaaaaaaaaaaaaatatcttacccattcaaaatattgaaaCATAGTTGCCCAGATACTCATAACTGCCATAACTGAACCTCTATAAATACTTTTATCATATCCCAAAAATTCACCAATCATTGCAGTTTTGactaattattaaaaattaaaaaagagtttaattagttttttttttttttttttttttttttttttttttcatacgTACTTAATGGGTAAATAGTAATACAGATATAAGTAACCAAACGTgcatttgtaaaataaacatttctttttcttgctGCAATGAATTCtctaattgattgatttaagtttaataaaaaaaataaaaagaatatcaACATTCTAATAATGGACAAACCAAGGATTGCCTTATTAACAGGATCAGACGTAGTAAATTCGTCCAAAACTTCATTCTTAAACACCATtcctttatttttacaaattaaaaaattttagaaatttatctctttttttctatttctcTTTACTTTTTAGTGAGGtagtttttgaaaataagTAAGACTGgaagaattttttttgatacccaacaaaatataaaaagacTTAaggattaaaaaatttattctaATAACCATTGTCATTGAAAGccatatattaataaattttcaattaaaaaaaaatgtggaAATCTAAGATGGTTTGctgaataaaaaattatggcTTGTGGTTggccaattttttttttttttttatttttttaataatatctcGGAcgaattttgttttttttttttaggactaaatgttaaattaaaaaattgcaCCAAAATGCATTCAAAAATAGATTTcgttgttcttttttttctttggaaactaaattattagtattaaaaagaaaaaaaaaataaaaaattaatagaaaGTCAACTTTTGCAATAACAAatccaatttatttaataatttttttttttttttaaaactttcgCAGTTTGGTgaatgatattttttatgaaaaaaaaaaaaattatctgcAAAGacattgattgtttttttttatatatttttttttttttttttcttaacaaatatattattatttttattataaatttataagagtgaaataaaataatggtaatattaaattatctatTTGAGTAGTGGATGCTTCCATTAAAGAGCAAGAGGTTGAAGtgacaattatttttaaaattgaagagATTGTCAAGGAGGAACCACTTGCAGAACAAAACCAATAAAGCAATAAAGAggcaataatagtaaaaatggAACCAGCTACAGTGccttcaattgatttttgtgAACCAAACCATTTATTTCTACCATATTTTACACCGAAATAAGAAGCCATTGTATCACCAATACCAATTGTTAATATACCAGAGAATGGTGATAAGAAATGATAAGAATTTGATTGGATGCCACTACTACCAAGATGAATTAAATCCATAAAGAAAGTTAAAAACAAAGGTATTGAACAGCCTAGTAATAGATAAATATGGGTAGTTGTAATTAGTCCAGAATCACGGTCATCCAAGAATCTGTCCATGTAATGTCTAATTGGTAATGCTAATGGTGGTGCAAGTGAGTATTTTAATAGTtccaataatattaaagcACTAATGGAAACTGAATAGCTTAAGACCATGAATTTATACATATCATCGTCACCTTCCAATAGTAGTGGTGGAGTAAACATCACTATTGCCAGTATATGAAAATACTTTCTAGAGATAATCATTGGTATACTAGAATGAATGGTTGGTTGATATGAAAATATAGTGAATACCAATAATACCATCCATAATCCAATTGTATACTTTATTCTATCACTTGATCCAATATATTCAAATACCCAAATAAATGGATTCTCACCATTCAATTGATATGATAATACTGGATAAATAATACCaactat encodes:
- the nol5a gene encoding NOP5 family protein, which codes for MATHILFETATGFNIFQLSGMESIAEFTDQVQKSMQDFSKFSKVCKMVGSLPFTSAENALENINSISEGILTESLHDFLKQTFSKKTEGVVLGVCDNKLSASIGDELKISCLSNSHTSEIIRCIRNHISEFTKLKSADLLKAQLGLGHSYSRSKVKFNVHKVDNMIIQSICLLEQLDKDLNTFFMRLREWYSWHFPELLKIIESQVHFAKLAKLIQNKKNLTEESLDEIKEILEDNESLAKDVLSAAKASMGGDISQIDLVTVMHFADRVISLDEYRTNLTQYLAKKMQDIAPNLSALVGDRIGAKLISRAGSLTSLAKYPASTVQILGAEKALFRAMKVRGKTPKYGIIFNASAVSSETKNKGRIARCLSNKISIATRIDCFSDNPTAKFGVALKQQVADRIKFFNNGVAPKRNLDVMKEVIEEVEKDFAEEEVKPVVKESSSKKRKESEPTEEKSSKKSKKEEKSSKKSKSDDVEMKEEPVKEEKKSSKKSSSKKEEEPVKEEKKSSSKKEDKKEKKESKKDEKEEKKSSKKDKKEKK
- the eIF3s2 gene encoding WD40 repeat-containing protein (Similar to eIF3), whose amino-acid sequence is MRPISLRLHERPITQVLFNREGDLLFVAAKDKLVSLWYTTNGERIGSYQCGGVVYSIDVSQDSKYLITASADAKARVWDVSSGRQLDSTDFEVSARSIEFSQGDKQILVVTDQVMGCQAKIHVFDFDKDEVRKLNKSYTLPSPQCKITQATWGPLNKTIFASCEDGAVRIYCTEKRELIKTILDHNKLVTRIEWTKHRIMFMTCSKDGTAKLYDTKTLKLLRTFDTGRPINAAGISPLKPHVILGGGQSAESVTTTKVDASQFKVRFFHIVYGEELGGLIGHIGPVHSICFTPDGKTFATGGEEGLVQVNHLDESYFEFDDDLVYNPPVQH